One Nilaparvata lugens isolate BPH unplaced genomic scaffold, ASM1435652v1 scaffold11176, whole genome shotgun sequence genomic window, atttttggaaaaacagctgataataattatttcgtctgGTTGATgatagaagtgagtgagcgagttcatgtgtgtgggactgtgtcaaaattatgactcagctgttgaacttttgtaatcattcaatcaggtacttagtgccagttgcaaaaaagccgggttatttttaatcctgattaattccagtagaaccatctttttgaaatgattttctttgatttggttcacgtgaaattaatctggattaaaatttaaccggcttttgtgcaaccgggcctttgtgagggaaatttttgcattcctctgggaattaatctcaattcactgtgattagatagaacatttctgtatgaactatgaaattttttctttcgtaataaattttccatGCTTTTGTACtgcagagcgaagctcggtccccgatataaagaatctaaatgcaaaatttcaagttaatctgtccagtagttcagacgtgatgatgtgttatttgtgaatttcctatcccgtaagtgTATAAAGCCAATTACTTCCTTTATAGTATTGGAGATGAATTAGGGTAGTTATAATAATACTCACTTGGCAGCCCAATCAGTACGGCCTTGAACAAGTGGCGCTGCACCCCTGATGTTGAGGTTGAGACCCCCACTGTTCGCCCCTCCACCTGCACCACCGCCTATCGCATTTGGATTGCTCAGCAAGCTCACATCAGTCTCTTGTCTGGTTGCTAACGGCTTTTTAACGTTCTTTTGATATTGCTCACTGAAAATTgcaacaaacaaaaatattcaatattcaatattgacaCTAAAATGACGACAGGTGGAAAGAGGGCAGTGGGAAAACCAAGGCTGAGATGGATGattgattgcctttattaagggcggagttaggactcaaagtcctctctgccacacaaccctatgGATGGATGGAGTCACAAAGGACATATACTTCATGTGAGAAATTGGAAGGCGGAGGCAAGGGATCGAGATAGTTGGAGAGGCAGGATTGAAGAGGCCAGGGAGCGATTAGGGCTcccaagaagaagaagaagaagaagaagaaggagaagaagaaaaagaagatgatgaagaagaagaagaagaagatgaagaagaagaagaagtgattACGTCTATATCTTTTGCTAGTCTTATTATACCAAAAATGTTCATAAATTGAATTGTTAGATTGGTAAACTGTAGCCAGTaccattatcaaataatttgagcTACCAGACAGTGAAATAAAAGCACAGATGTTTGTAATCGATGAATTGTTgacataatatttatatattaatgacAGATTGTTCAATTGTAACAATGAGGCTAAAAGTTTTTATTGAAGATTCATCAATGATCGAGAATTAAGTTAACTAACTGGTTGAGTAATTTCTGTACCTttctgaaaattataaatatatatttttccaattcaatttgttttttccttctgaatacaattcaatGCAGTTACATAGAGCCTTAAGCAATAAAGTGTATACAATTCAAGAAGCGATATAATATACTTActaaaatcaaaacaacaaaatataaaactataaaaccaataaaactcttgagctatcacaattttattttgtgataGTAATTTTATTCTTGTGATAGCAATTTTATTCTTGTGATAGAATCACAATTCCTACCTTGTGAATCAGATAGGCAACAAAGGCCTGTGTCTGTGCCTTAAGCTCGAGT contains:
- the LOC120355411 gene encoding uncharacterized protein LOC120355411; this translates as TVEGKSYWYQSETPAQKNKISAKQHYLSIARYVAGQSTNLNCNEQYQKNVKKPLATRQETDVSLLSNPNAIGGGAGGGANSGGLNLNIRGAAPLVQGRTDWAAK